A genomic stretch from Pomacea canaliculata isolate SZHN2017 linkage group LG2, ASM307304v1, whole genome shotgun sequence includes:
- the LOC112557795 gene encoding uncharacterized protein LOC112557795 isoform X2: MLDMKRCVPSLTCRGLLVSSFCQQDGCRHIGRWSLRKSVVSGHGEIVQHGALLYGTLTGQKHIIPILMSKRVLRLLADLIRWVQVYEGLGFLLSSLSVISSLTAVCVTEQSVINFYKLLASACSMFDGPLILAGCIVFWVQLEGGHTGPSFWLTLIAGLLHVPRGMVGMNVVWKMLSQQREQGLHEN, from the exons ATGTTGGACATGAAGCGCTGTGTACCTTCACTTACCTGCCGTGGATTGTTGGTGTCCTCATTCTGTCAACAGGATGGATGTCGCCATATTGGCAGGTGGAGTCTGAGAAAGTCAGTGGTCTCTGGACATGGCGAGATAGTACAACATGGGGCTTTGTTGTATGGAACGCTTACAGGACAG AAACACATTATCCCTATATTGATGTCAAAGCGGGTACTACGACTGTTGGCAGATCTCATACGGTGGGTGCAGGTGTATGAAGGACTAGGGTTCCTACTGTCATCATTATCTGTGATATCGTCATTGACAGCAGTGTGTGTCACCGAGCAGAGTGTCATCAATTTTTACAAACTCCTTGCCAGTGCCTGCTCTATGTTCGACG GTCCACTCATTCTTGCTGGATGCATAGTCTTCTGGGTACAGCTTGAAGGAGGACACACGGGTCCCTCATTCTGGCTTACTCTGATTGCTGGATTATTGCATGTCCCGAGGGGAATGGTGGGAATGAATGTAGTCTGGAAAATGTTGTCGCAGCAGAGAGAACAAGGGCTACATGAAAACTGA
- the LOC112557795 gene encoding uncharacterized protein LOC112557795 isoform X1, with product MAFLIPENFKNYMRRFVGDVLYDVGHEALCTFTYLPWIVGVLILSTGWMSPYWQVESEKVSGLWTWRDSTTWGFVVWNAYRTDLIRWVQVYEGLGFLLSSLSVISSLTAVCVTEQSVINFYKLLASACSMFDGPLILAGCIVFWVQLEGGHTGPSFWLTLIAGLLHVPRGMVGMNVVWKMLSQQREQGLHEN from the exons ATGGCTTTCTTAATCccagaaaatttcaaaaattacaTGCGGAGGTTCGTGGGAGACGTTCTGTACGATGTTGGACATGAAGCGCTGTGTACCTTCACTTACCTGCCGTGGATTGTTGGTGTCCTCATTCTGTCAACAGGATGGATGTCGCCATATTGGCAGGTGGAGTCTGAGAAAGTCAGTGGTCTCTGGACATGGCGAGATAGTACAACATGGGGCTTTGTTGTATGGAACGCTTACAGGACAG ATCTCATACGGTGGGTGCAGGTGTATGAAGGACTAGGGTTCCTACTGTCATCATTATCTGTGATATCGTCATTGACAGCAGTGTGTGTCACCGAGCAGAGTGTCATCAATTTTTACAAACTCCTTGCCAGTGCCTGCTCTATGTTCGACG GTCCACTCATTCTTGCTGGATGCATAGTCTTCTGGGTACAGCTTGAAGGAGGACACACGGGTCCCTCATTCTGGCTTACTCTGATTGCTGGATTATTGCATGTCCCGAGGGGAATGGTGGGAATGAATGTAGTCTGGAAAATGTTGTCGCAGCAGAGAGAACAAGGGCTACATGAAAACTGA